One window of the Rosa rugosa chromosome 3, drRosRugo1.1, whole genome shotgun sequence genome contains the following:
- the LOC133739446 gene encoding protein POLAR LOCALIZATION DURING ASYMMETRIC DIVISION AND REDISTRIBUTION: MQKKEEESFKTHETRRILRIADILLDDGDGDGDLFEMDQPRKTDHHLTIIQCSTPRRIVSRWFSALKRARHRKVNARSDKRDNEIVKESNLPHTRCSTNGFNSDGGSGRCGMDSSSFNLGVACGLLCVVAAGKNELNKMVELRTQMELILQNAKQEMGGKNALTNNPKPAAESNEINFTSFSTNFQQASTSGSQFSLQSVGGRDECSDYCVGNEGEGDEYVAGIDQLEAELRAELERMQLQLDSESNSSISKSPQQQRLEGMGDIGSNRREGDSASTDYSDHEMLWGCGFAPLELERKLHLVLEARQEERIKELEDALECAEQKLEEKEREVSWWRNAAILMSGRDPEPSYSHG; encoded by the exons ATgcagaagaaggaggaggagtccTTTAAAACCCACGAGACTCGCCGCATTCTCCGAATCGCTGATATTCTACTCGACGACGGAGACGGAGACGGAGACTTGTTTGAAATGGACCAACCCCGAAAGACCGACCACCACCTCACCATTATACAGTGCTCCACGCCGCGCCGGATCGTTTCCCGATGGTTCTCCGCTCTCAAGCGTGCCAGACACAGAAAAGTTAACGCACGGAGCGACAAAAGAGACAACGAAATCGTCAAAGAAAGCAATCTCCCCCACACCAGGTGTTCCACAAATGGTTTCAACAGCGACGGAGGGTCAG GACGTTGTGGTATGGATTCGAGCTCGTTCAATTTGGGGGTGGCGTGTGGTCTGCTTTGTGTGGTTGCTGCTGGTAAAAATGAACTCAACAAGATGGTGGAATTGCGGACACAGATGGAGCTGATTCTCCAAAATGCCAAACAGGAAATGGGCGGTAAGAATGCACTTACAAACAACCCTAAGCCGGCGGCGGAGTCTAATGAGATTAATTTCACTTCTTTCTCCACCAATTTCCAACAAGCATCGACCTCTGGTAGCCAGTTTTCTCTTCAATCTGTTGGCGGCCGCGACGAGTGCTCAGATTATTGTGTTGGaaatgaaggagaaggagaCGAATACGTGGCAGGAATAGATCAACTAGAGGCAGAGCTTCGAGCCGAATTAGAAAGAATGCAGCTCCAATTGGATTCAGAAAGTAATTCATCCATTTCAAAGTCCCCACAGCAGCAGAGGCTAGAG GGTATGGGAGACATTGGTTCAAACCGTCGTGAAGGGGACTCAGCATCAACGGATTACAGTGATCATGAAATGCTCTGGGGCTGTGGATTTGCTCCGCTTGAACTGGAGAGAAAATTGCATCTAGTGCTGGAAGCGAGACAAGAAGAGCGGATAAAAGAACTGGAAGATGCTTTAGAATGTGCAGAGCAGAAGCTtgaggagaaagaaagagaggttTCTTGGTGGAGAAACGCTGCAATACTTATGTCAGGCCGTGATCCAGAACCTTCATATTCGCATGGTTAG
- the LOC133741309 gene encoding formin-like protein 6 isoform X1, which produces MALFRKFFYRKPPDGLLEISERVYVFDCCFSTDVWEDDEYKVYIGGIVGQLREQFLDASFMVFNFREGENQSLIANILSEYDMTVMDYPRHYEGCPLLTMETIHHFLRSSESWLSLGHQNVLLMHCERGGWLVLAFMLAALLIYRKQYTGEHKTLDMIYKQAPRELLQLMSPLNPMPSQLRYLQYITRRNVGTQWPPLDRALTLDCIIIRLIPNLDGEGGCRPIFRIYGQDPFRAAHRTPKVLFSTPKRSKLVRYYKQVDCELVKIDIHCHVQGDVVLECISLDHDLEREEMMFRIMFNTAFIRSNILMLNRDEIDILWNVKDQFPKDFRAEVLFSEMDSGPSLISIDLPGIEEKDGLPVEAFAKVQEIFSSVDWLHPKTDVELNVLQRIASSNAIQKLDSASVNTTEPTAEQLKSENNIKSPTSVAQGKHGSASAYATETGKLLPESKLKSGSNIKSSTSVAQGKQVSASTDAPETGRFLAESIPAKLQSEPKEPENNIKSPTHVAFREQSMSNFDLSVDAYLSRKKIEPQELQVALQRPAQSKFITQRVHKASLSAPVSYCSSLQGSPVPMSRYQSAPSALGITALLHDHAASSSEEQITHPVTVSPPSHSSTAAALTVPKSVQPGQLSIPMPRLPSSSQSPLPLSLQSSGNATVAKTPAVNPPSPLPAAVTQQTSNALQDSEITLQGRGQSVLVPSSPPPPPSLSGASPSSFVKSSVSTPPPPPLPPPPPPSVSEASPCLSVKNLISSPPPAPSFRGISSVKNSVSAPNPPPPPAPPSFPGTSSSVKNSVSAPPPPPPPPFSGRPSSSIAKTSTAAPPPPPPPPPGSASSAACPTSSVLQMEPSAPVISGPPPPPPPPLRSGPASTSAATSSAPPPPPPPAFASKESFSKNYAPVPPVPPPPLPNGVLKTAGSAPTSPSRASNVNVPSIPGPPSGVLFSAKGRGLSRSNSRNQAQPKKANLKPYHWLKLTRAMQGSLWAEAQRPDEATKAPEFDMSELESLFSAATPTSDHGNSGGKSGRRATGPKSEKVQLIELRRAYNCEIMLTKVKIPLPDLMSSVLTLDESALDIDQVENLIKFCPTKEEMDLLKGYNGDKENLGKCEQFFLELMKVPRVEPKLRVFAFKIQFHSQVSDLRKNLNTVNSVADEIRNSEKLKRIMQTILSLGNALNHGTARGSAIGFRLDSLLKLTDTRARNNKMTLMHYLCKVLVEKLPELLDFPKDLVSLEASTKIQLKYLAEEMQAISKGLEKVVQELTASENDGPVSETFCKTLKEFLGHAEAEVRSLALLYSNVGRNADALALYFGEDPSRCPFEQVVSTLLNFVRMFVRAHEENCKQLEFERKKALKEAENEKMKAGTLSRKESGRLIQTPIKSANIKS; this is translated from the exons ATGGCGCTCTTCAGAAAGTTCTTCTATCGGAAGCCGCCTGATGGCCTCTTAGAGATTTCCGAAAGGGTTTATG TTTTTGATTGCTGTTTTAGCACGGACGTTTGGGAAGATGATGAGTATAAAGTCTACATAGGAGGCATAGTGGGTCAACTCCGTGAACAGTTCCTTGATGCTTCATTCATGGTCTTTAACTTTCGAGAAGGAGAAAACCAAAGCCTGATTGCTAATATATTGTCTGAGTATGACATGACAGTAATGGACTACCCACGACACTATGAAGGTTGCCCACTTCTCACAATGGAGACAATCCACCACTTCTTGAGATCAAGTGAAAGCTGGCTATCACTCGGTCACCAAAATGTGCTCTTGATGCATTGTGAACGAGGTGGATGGTTGGTTTTGGCCTTCATGCTGGCTGCACTCTTGATTTACCGGAAGCAGTACACTGGGGAGCACAAGACGTTAGACATGATCTACAAGCAAGCACCTCGAGAACTTCTGCAGTTAATGTCACCGCTGAATCCAATGCCCTCACAGCTGAGGTATCTTCAGTATATAACAAGAAGAAATGTTGGAACGCAATGGCCTCCACTAGATAGGGCACTTACATTGGACTGCATAATCATTAGATTAATTCCTAATTTGGATGGAGAGGGTGGTTGCCGTCcaatatttagaatatatggaCAGGATCCTTTCAGGGCTGCTCATCGGACTCCTAAAGTTTTGTTTTCTACTCCAAAAAGGAGCAAACTTGTACGATATTACAAGCAG GTAGATTGTGAACTAGTTAAAATTGATATCCACTGCCATGTTCAAGGTGATGTGGTTCTAGAGTGTATTAGTTTGGATCATGATCTGGAACGTGAAGAGATGATGTTTCGAATTATGTTCAATACGGCCTTTATAAGGTCCAATATTCTAATGCTTAATCGTGATGAAATAGACATACTATGGAATGTTAAAGATCAATTTCCCAAGGATTTCAGAGCAGAG GTTCTTTTCTCGGAGATGGATTCCGGTCCTTCTCTTATATCAATTGATTTGCCTGGTATTGAGGAGAAAGATGGCCTTCCAGTGGAAGCATTTGCAAAAGTCCAAGAGATCTTTAGCAGTGTAGATTGGCTACATCCAAAAACAGATGTAGAGCTTAATGTGCTCCAGCGGATTGCATCATCAAATGCTATTCAGAAACTGGATAGTGCTTCGGTCAATACCACAGAGCCAACTGCTGAACAActtaaatcagaaaataatatcAAGAGTCCCACCTCCGTGGCTCAGGGGAAACATGGCAGTGCTTCTGCTTATGCTACAGAAACAGGCAAGTTATTGCCAGAGTCAAAACTTAAATCAGGAAGTAATATCAAGAGTTCCACATCCGTGGCTCAGGGGAAACAAGTCAGTGCTTCTACTGATGCTCCAGAAACAGGCAGGTTCTTGGCAGAGTCAATTCCTGCAAAACTTCAATCAGAACCAAAGGAGCCAGAAAATAATATCAAGAGTCCCACTCATGTGGCTTTTCGGGAGCAATCTATGTCAAACTTTGATCTGTCTGTAGATGCCTATTTAAGTAGAAAAAAGATTGAACCCCAAGAACTGCAAGTAGCTCTCCAACGGCCTGCCCAATCAAAATTCATAACTCAGCGAGTACATAAAGCTTCACTATCTGCACCAGTTTCATATTGTAGTTCCTTGCAAGGATCACCAGTGCCTATGTCGAGATATCAAAGTGCACCATCAGCCCTTGGCATTACAGCTCTGCTGCATGATCACGCTGCATCAAGTAGTGAAGAACAAATCACACATCCTGTGACTGTATCTCCACCTTCCCACTCTAGTACAGCTGCTGCTTTAACTGTACCTAAATCTGTGCAGCCTGGTCAGCTGTCTATTCCCATGCCTCGACTACCGTCATCATCACAATCACCATTGCCATTGTCATTGCAATCTTCAGGGAATGCAACTGTAGCAAAGACTCCTGCTGTTAATCCACCCTCTCCCCTGCCAGCAGCGGTTACCCAACAAACTTCAAATGCACTCCAAGACTCTGAAATTACATTACAGGGTAGAGGTCAGTCAGTGTTAGTTCCCTCTTCCCCTCCTCCACCTCCTTCCCTTTCAGGGGCATCTCCATCATCCTTTGTCAAGAGCTCAGTGTCAACTCCCCCTCCCCCTCCGCTGCCTCCGCCTCCACCCCCTTCTGTTTCAGAGGCATCTCCATGTCTCTCTGTCAAGAATTTAATTTCATCTCCTCCCCCTGCCCCTTCCTTTCGAGGAATATCCTCCGTGAAGAACTCAGTTTCAGCCCCAAATCCGCCTCCACCTCCAGCTCCTCCTTCCTTTCCAGGAACATCATCCTCTGTCAAGAACTCAGTTTCAGCCCCACCTCCCCCTCCGCCACCTCCTTTTTCAGGACGACCTTCATCATCCATTGCCAAAACCTCCACTGCAgctccccctccccctccccctccaCCCCCTggttctgcttcttcagctgctTGTCCCACTTCTTCTGTGCTGCAAATGGAGCCGTCAGCACCAGTCATATCTGGTCCCCCtccaccacctccacctcctCTACGTTCAGGGCCTGCCTCAACTTCTGCTGCAACATCTtcagcaccaccaccaccccctcCTCCAGCATTTGCATCAAAGGAATCCTTCTCCAAGAATTATGCACCTGTTCCACCCGtaccacctcctcctcttccGAATGGAGTATTAAAAACTGCTGGTTCTGCCCCAACATCTCCTTCGAGGGCTAGTAATGTTAATGTACCTTCAATTCCCGGACCACCTTCTGGAGTTCTATTTAGTGCAAAGGGACGGGGTCTATCGCGTTCAAATTCAAGAAATCAGGCTCAACCTAAAAAGGCGAATCTGAAGCCATATCATTGGTTAAAATTAACAAGAGCGATGCAAGGGAGCTTATGGGCAGAGGCTCAAAGGCCTGATGAAGCAACCAA GGCTCCAGAGTTTGACATGTCAGAACTTGAGAGTCTTTTTTCTGCAGCTACTCCAACTTCAGATCATGGAAATTCAGGGGGGAAATCTGGACGTCGAGCCACAGGACCTAAATCTGAGAAAGTTCAGCTG ATTGAGCTAAGGCGGGCTTATAACTGTGAAATAATGCTTACTAAAGTTAAAATCCCCTTGCCTGATTTGATG AGTTCAGTGCTCACCTTGGATGAGTCAGCATTAGATATTGATCAGGTTGAGAACCTCATAAAGTTTTGTCCAACAAAAGAAGAGATGGACTTACTCAAG GGTTATAACGGAGATAaggaaaatttgggaaaatgtgAACAG TTTTTCCTAGAATTAATGAAAGTGCCACGGGTAGAACCCAAGCTCAGAGTTTTCGCATTCAAAATACAATTCCATTCCCAG GTTTCTGACCTTAGAAAGAATTTAAACACCGTCAATTCAGTAGCAGATGAG ATCAGAAATTCAGAAAAGCTGAAAAGGATCATGCAAACCATTCTTTCTCTGGGTAATGCCTTGAATCATGGAACTGCAAGAG GTTCTGCTATTGGATTTCGATTGGATAGCCTCCTAAAGCTCACTGATACGCGAGCCCGGAATAACAAGATGACTCTCATGCATTACCTTTGTAAG GTACTTGTGGAAAAGCTGCCAGAACTTCTTGATTTTCCTAAAGACCTTGTAAGTTTGGAGGCTTCAACAAAG ATACAATTGAAATATCTGGCAGAGGAAATGCAAGCCATCAGCAAAGGCTTAGAGAAGGTTGTACAAGAGTTGACTGCCTCAGAAAATGATGGTCCAGTGTCAGAAACTTTTTGCAAG ACGCTAAAGGAGTTTCTTGGTCATGCTGAAGCTGAAGTGAGGTCCTTGGCTTTACTCTATTCTAATGTG GGAAGAAATGCAGATGCATTGGCTCTTTATTTTGGGGAAGATCCTTCTCGTTGCCCATTTGAGCAAG TTGTCTCTACTCTGCTCAACTTTGTGAGGATGTTTGTCCGAGCTCATGAGGAAAACTGTAAGCAGCTTGAATTCGAGAGAAAGAAAGCCCTGAAGGAGGCAGAAAATGAGAAGATGAAAGCGGGAACTCTTTCAAGAAAGGAATCGGGGCGCTTGATACAGACTCCCATTAAGAGTGCCAATATTAAATCATAA
- the LOC133741309 gene encoding formin-like protein 6 isoform X2, translated as MMIAINFSPHAVFDCCFSTDVWEDDEYKVYIGGIVGQLREQFLDASFMVFNFREGENQSLIANILSEYDMTVMDYPRHYEGCPLLTMETIHHFLRSSESWLSLGHQNVLLMHCERGGWLVLAFMLAALLIYRKQYTGEHKTLDMIYKQAPRELLQLMSPLNPMPSQLRYLQYITRRNVGTQWPPLDRALTLDCIIIRLIPNLDGEGGCRPIFRIYGQDPFRAAHRTPKVLFSTPKRSKLVRYYKQVDCELVKIDIHCHVQGDVVLECISLDHDLEREEMMFRIMFNTAFIRSNILMLNRDEIDILWNVKDQFPKDFRAEVLFSEMDSGPSLISIDLPGIEEKDGLPVEAFAKVQEIFSSVDWLHPKTDVELNVLQRIASSNAIQKLDSASVNTTEPTAEQLKSENNIKSPTSVAQGKHGSASAYATETGKLLPESKLKSGSNIKSSTSVAQGKQVSASTDAPETGRFLAESIPAKLQSEPKEPENNIKSPTHVAFREQSMSNFDLSVDAYLSRKKIEPQELQVALQRPAQSKFITQRVHKASLSAPVSYCSSLQGSPVPMSRYQSAPSALGITALLHDHAASSSEEQITHPVTVSPPSHSSTAAALTVPKSVQPGQLSIPMPRLPSSSQSPLPLSLQSSGNATVAKTPAVNPPSPLPAAVTQQTSNALQDSEITLQGRGQSVLVPSSPPPPPSLSGASPSSFVKSSVSTPPPPPLPPPPPPSVSEASPCLSVKNLISSPPPAPSFRGISSVKNSVSAPNPPPPPAPPSFPGTSSSVKNSVSAPPPPPPPPFSGRPSSSIAKTSTAAPPPPPPPPPGSASSAACPTSSVLQMEPSAPVISGPPPPPPPPLRSGPASTSAATSSAPPPPPPPAFASKESFSKNYAPVPPVPPPPLPNGVLKTAGSAPTSPSRASNVNVPSIPGPPSGVLFSAKGRGLSRSNSRNQAQPKKANLKPYHWLKLTRAMQGSLWAEAQRPDEATKAPEFDMSELESLFSAATPTSDHGNSGGKSGRRATGPKSEKVQLIELRRAYNCEIMLTKVKIPLPDLMSSVLTLDESALDIDQVENLIKFCPTKEEMDLLKGYNGDKENLGKCEQFFLELMKVPRVEPKLRVFAFKIQFHSQVSDLRKNLNTVNSVADEIRNSEKLKRIMQTILSLGNALNHGTARGSAIGFRLDSLLKLTDTRARNNKMTLMHYLCKVLVEKLPELLDFPKDLVSLEASTKIQLKYLAEEMQAISKGLEKVVQELTASENDGPVSETFCKTLKEFLGHAEAEVRSLALLYSNVGRNADALALYFGEDPSRCPFEQVVSTLLNFVRMFVRAHEENCKQLEFERKKALKEAENEKMKAGTLSRKESGRLIQTPIKSANIKS; from the exons ATG atgatTGCTATTAATTTCTCTCCACATGCAGTTTTTGATTGCTGTTTTAGCACGGACGTTTGGGAAGATGATGAGTATAAAGTCTACATAGGAGGCATAGTGGGTCAACTCCGTGAACAGTTCCTTGATGCTTCATTCATGGTCTTTAACTTTCGAGAAGGAGAAAACCAAAGCCTGATTGCTAATATATTGTCTGAGTATGACATGACAGTAATGGACTACCCACGACACTATGAAGGTTGCCCACTTCTCACAATGGAGACAATCCACCACTTCTTGAGATCAAGTGAAAGCTGGCTATCACTCGGTCACCAAAATGTGCTCTTGATGCATTGTGAACGAGGTGGATGGTTGGTTTTGGCCTTCATGCTGGCTGCACTCTTGATTTACCGGAAGCAGTACACTGGGGAGCACAAGACGTTAGACATGATCTACAAGCAAGCACCTCGAGAACTTCTGCAGTTAATGTCACCGCTGAATCCAATGCCCTCACAGCTGAGGTATCTTCAGTATATAACAAGAAGAAATGTTGGAACGCAATGGCCTCCACTAGATAGGGCACTTACATTGGACTGCATAATCATTAGATTAATTCCTAATTTGGATGGAGAGGGTGGTTGCCGTCcaatatttagaatatatggaCAGGATCCTTTCAGGGCTGCTCATCGGACTCCTAAAGTTTTGTTTTCTACTCCAAAAAGGAGCAAACTTGTACGATATTACAAGCAG GTAGATTGTGAACTAGTTAAAATTGATATCCACTGCCATGTTCAAGGTGATGTGGTTCTAGAGTGTATTAGTTTGGATCATGATCTGGAACGTGAAGAGATGATGTTTCGAATTATGTTCAATACGGCCTTTATAAGGTCCAATATTCTAATGCTTAATCGTGATGAAATAGACATACTATGGAATGTTAAAGATCAATTTCCCAAGGATTTCAGAGCAGAG GTTCTTTTCTCGGAGATGGATTCCGGTCCTTCTCTTATATCAATTGATTTGCCTGGTATTGAGGAGAAAGATGGCCTTCCAGTGGAAGCATTTGCAAAAGTCCAAGAGATCTTTAGCAGTGTAGATTGGCTACATCCAAAAACAGATGTAGAGCTTAATGTGCTCCAGCGGATTGCATCATCAAATGCTATTCAGAAACTGGATAGTGCTTCGGTCAATACCACAGAGCCAACTGCTGAACAActtaaatcagaaaataatatcAAGAGTCCCACCTCCGTGGCTCAGGGGAAACATGGCAGTGCTTCTGCTTATGCTACAGAAACAGGCAAGTTATTGCCAGAGTCAAAACTTAAATCAGGAAGTAATATCAAGAGTTCCACATCCGTGGCTCAGGGGAAACAAGTCAGTGCTTCTACTGATGCTCCAGAAACAGGCAGGTTCTTGGCAGAGTCAATTCCTGCAAAACTTCAATCAGAACCAAAGGAGCCAGAAAATAATATCAAGAGTCCCACTCATGTGGCTTTTCGGGAGCAATCTATGTCAAACTTTGATCTGTCTGTAGATGCCTATTTAAGTAGAAAAAAGATTGAACCCCAAGAACTGCAAGTAGCTCTCCAACGGCCTGCCCAATCAAAATTCATAACTCAGCGAGTACATAAAGCTTCACTATCTGCACCAGTTTCATATTGTAGTTCCTTGCAAGGATCACCAGTGCCTATGTCGAGATATCAAAGTGCACCATCAGCCCTTGGCATTACAGCTCTGCTGCATGATCACGCTGCATCAAGTAGTGAAGAACAAATCACACATCCTGTGACTGTATCTCCACCTTCCCACTCTAGTACAGCTGCTGCTTTAACTGTACCTAAATCTGTGCAGCCTGGTCAGCTGTCTATTCCCATGCCTCGACTACCGTCATCATCACAATCACCATTGCCATTGTCATTGCAATCTTCAGGGAATGCAACTGTAGCAAAGACTCCTGCTGTTAATCCACCCTCTCCCCTGCCAGCAGCGGTTACCCAACAAACTTCAAATGCACTCCAAGACTCTGAAATTACATTACAGGGTAGAGGTCAGTCAGTGTTAGTTCCCTCTTCCCCTCCTCCACCTCCTTCCCTTTCAGGGGCATCTCCATCATCCTTTGTCAAGAGCTCAGTGTCAACTCCCCCTCCCCCTCCGCTGCCTCCGCCTCCACCCCCTTCTGTTTCAGAGGCATCTCCATGTCTCTCTGTCAAGAATTTAATTTCATCTCCTCCCCCTGCCCCTTCCTTTCGAGGAATATCCTCCGTGAAGAACTCAGTTTCAGCCCCAAATCCGCCTCCACCTCCAGCTCCTCCTTCCTTTCCAGGAACATCATCCTCTGTCAAGAACTCAGTTTCAGCCCCACCTCCCCCTCCGCCACCTCCTTTTTCAGGACGACCTTCATCATCCATTGCCAAAACCTCCACTGCAgctccccctccccctccccctccaCCCCCTggttctgcttcttcagctgctTGTCCCACTTCTTCTGTGCTGCAAATGGAGCCGTCAGCACCAGTCATATCTGGTCCCCCtccaccacctccacctcctCTACGTTCAGGGCCTGCCTCAACTTCTGCTGCAACATCTtcagcaccaccaccaccccctcCTCCAGCATTTGCATCAAAGGAATCCTTCTCCAAGAATTATGCACCTGTTCCACCCGtaccacctcctcctcttccGAATGGAGTATTAAAAACTGCTGGTTCTGCCCCAACATCTCCTTCGAGGGCTAGTAATGTTAATGTACCTTCAATTCCCGGACCACCTTCTGGAGTTCTATTTAGTGCAAAGGGACGGGGTCTATCGCGTTCAAATTCAAGAAATCAGGCTCAACCTAAAAAGGCGAATCTGAAGCCATATCATTGGTTAAAATTAACAAGAGCGATGCAAGGGAGCTTATGGGCAGAGGCTCAAAGGCCTGATGAAGCAACCAA GGCTCCAGAGTTTGACATGTCAGAACTTGAGAGTCTTTTTTCTGCAGCTACTCCAACTTCAGATCATGGAAATTCAGGGGGGAAATCTGGACGTCGAGCCACAGGACCTAAATCTGAGAAAGTTCAGCTG ATTGAGCTAAGGCGGGCTTATAACTGTGAAATAATGCTTACTAAAGTTAAAATCCCCTTGCCTGATTTGATG AGTTCAGTGCTCACCTTGGATGAGTCAGCATTAGATATTGATCAGGTTGAGAACCTCATAAAGTTTTGTCCAACAAAAGAAGAGATGGACTTACTCAAG GGTTATAACGGAGATAaggaaaatttgggaaaatgtgAACAG TTTTTCCTAGAATTAATGAAAGTGCCACGGGTAGAACCCAAGCTCAGAGTTTTCGCATTCAAAATACAATTCCATTCCCAG GTTTCTGACCTTAGAAAGAATTTAAACACCGTCAATTCAGTAGCAGATGAG ATCAGAAATTCAGAAAAGCTGAAAAGGATCATGCAAACCATTCTTTCTCTGGGTAATGCCTTGAATCATGGAACTGCAAGAG GTTCTGCTATTGGATTTCGATTGGATAGCCTCCTAAAGCTCACTGATACGCGAGCCCGGAATAACAAGATGACTCTCATGCATTACCTTTGTAAG GTACTTGTGGAAAAGCTGCCAGAACTTCTTGATTTTCCTAAAGACCTTGTAAGTTTGGAGGCTTCAACAAAG ATACAATTGAAATATCTGGCAGAGGAAATGCAAGCCATCAGCAAAGGCTTAGAGAAGGTTGTACAAGAGTTGACTGCCTCAGAAAATGATGGTCCAGTGTCAGAAACTTTTTGCAAG ACGCTAAAGGAGTTTCTTGGTCATGCTGAAGCTGAAGTGAGGTCCTTGGCTTTACTCTATTCTAATGTG GGAAGAAATGCAGATGCATTGGCTCTTTATTTTGGGGAAGATCCTTCTCGTTGCCCATTTGAGCAAG TTGTCTCTACTCTGCTCAACTTTGTGAGGATGTTTGTCCGAGCTCATGAGGAAAACTGTAAGCAGCTTGAATTCGAGAGAAAGAAAGCCCTGAAGGAGGCAGAAAATGAGAAGATGAAAGCGGGAACTCTTTCAAGAAAGGAATCGGGGCGCTTGATACAGACTCCCATTAAGAGTGCCAATATTAAATCATAA